From the Nodularia sp. NIES-3585 genome, one window contains:
- a CDS encoding isoprenyl transferase — protein MTAQQTELQNLPSDLKRELLPKHVAVIMDGNGRWAKRQGLPRIMGHKRGVDALKDLLRCCKDWGIQALTAYAFSTENWKRPQEEVDFLMTLFQRVLRQELREMVEENVQIQFVGNLEALPRSLQAEISRSMAETSHNRAIRFTVATNYGGRQEILQACRAIAQKVQQGLIQPDEIDEQLFERHLYTAGITDPDLLIRTSGEMRLSNFLLWQMAYGEIYITDALWPDFDRTEFYRALCAYQQRERRFGTV, from the coding sequence ATGACAGCACAACAAACTGAATTGCAAAATTTACCCTCTGACTTAAAACGAGAACTACTGCCAAAGCACGTTGCAGTGATTATGGATGGGAATGGTCGATGGGCTAAACGTCAAGGTCTACCCAGAATTATGGGACATAAGCGAGGAGTGGATGCTCTCAAGGATCTGCTGCGTTGTTGTAAAGATTGGGGTATTCAGGCACTAACGGCTTATGCTTTTTCTACGGAGAACTGGAAAAGACCCCAGGAAGAGGTAGATTTTTTGATGACTTTGTTTCAAAGGGTTCTCCGCCAGGAACTGCGGGAAATGGTTGAGGAGAATGTGCAGATTCAGTTTGTGGGTAATTTGGAGGCTCTGCCGCGATCGCTGCAAGCAGAAATCTCCCGCTCAATGGCAGAAACAAGTCATAATCGGGCTATTCGGTTTACGGTAGCTACTAATTATGGCGGACGGCAGGAAATTTTACAAGCTTGCCGCGCGATCGCTCAAAAAGTCCAGCAAGGTTTGATTCAACCTGATGAAATTGATGAACAGTTATTTGAGCGTCACTTATACACAGCTGGAATTACCGACCCCGACTTATTAATCCGTACCAGTGGCGAAATGCGGCTTTCAAATTTCCTCCTCTGGCAAATGGCTTATGGCGAAATTTATATCACTGATGCTCTTTGGCCAGATTTTGACCGGACTGAGTTTTACCGCGCTTTGTGTGCCTACCAGCAGCGAGAGCGGAGATTTGGCACAGTCTAG
- the rimI gene encoding ribosomal protein S18-alanine N-acetyltransferase: MTSLELKLKTLTSDDLSAILELDIACFGGLWTLEGYQRELDSPNSELLGLFSPLAPSKLLGLGCFWAILDEAHITILAIHPQYHRQGLGQVLLYYLLKTAGDRGLERATLEVRASNVAAISLYQKFGFKIAGRRKRYYQDNGEDALVLWLSDLQDPQFTQTLDNWYIIVSDRLRQSFWQML; the protein is encoded by the coding sequence GTGACCTCATTAGAATTAAAGCTGAAAACACTGACTTCAGATGATCTGAGTGCAATCCTGGAACTAGATATAGCCTGTTTTGGCGGTTTGTGGACTCTGGAGGGCTACCAAAGAGAGTTAGACAGTCCTAACAGTGAATTGTTGGGTTTGTTTTCTCCCCTAGCTCCGTCAAAACTGCTAGGCTTGGGCTGTTTTTGGGCAATTTTAGACGAAGCGCACATTACAATTTTGGCGATTCATCCCCAATATCACCGTCAAGGATTGGGGCAGGTTTTACTATATTATTTACTCAAGACTGCTGGCGATCGCGGCTTAGAGCGAGCTACCCTCGAAGTCCGAGCTTCTAATGTGGCGGCCATATCTTTATATCAAAAATTTGGCTTCAAAATAGCCGGACGGCGTAAACGTTATTACCAAGATAACGGCGAAGATGCTTTGGTGCTGTGGCTCTCAGATTTACAAGATCCGCAATTTACACAAACTTTAGACAATTGGTATATTATCGTCAGCGATCGCTTGCGCCAATCTTTTTGGCAGATGCTTTGA
- the cdaA gene encoding diadenylate cyclase CdaA has translation MRDSPKQWLTNLGWSQSLLLGTLDIVLVLALTYMILVIISERRTLWMVRGFIILMLASAISGRMGLPLLNFVLEKLVIGCAVAMAVALQSEFRRFLEQVGRGEFQQLFKPSSLTIPKSDSVIDEIVDAVKELSKNRIGALLILETTGPIHERDFSVPGVKLNADVSKELIQTIFQPKTLLHDGATLIRGSRIVSSGIILPLSGRTASRQLGTRHRAAMGITERVENCICVVVSEETGSISLAERGTLNRPLTIRTLKESLEARLSPTVDREAVAPSLLGLGRQMGSKAIGLVSRLLGLPSTASRNKK, from the coding sequence ATGAGAGATTCACCGAAGCAATGGCTGACAAACCTAGGATGGTCGCAGTCCTTGCTGCTTGGGACTCTGGATATCGTATTAGTGTTAGCGCTGACTTATATGATACTAGTTATTATTAGTGAGCGCCGAACACTATGGATGGTGCGGGGTTTTATTATCTTGATGCTAGCCTCAGCAATCAGTGGCAGAATGGGTCTACCACTGCTAAATTTTGTGCTGGAAAAATTGGTAATTGGCTGCGCTGTGGCGATGGCAGTTGCTCTTCAGTCAGAGTTTCGGCGATTTTTAGAGCAAGTGGGACGTGGTGAATTCCAACAATTATTTAAACCATCCAGTTTAACAATCCCTAAGTCTGATAGTGTGATTGATGAAATTGTGGATGCGGTTAAAGAACTTTCAAAAAACCGAATAGGAGCTTTGCTGATTTTGGAAACAACTGGTCCGATTCACGAGCGGGATTTTTCTGTGCCGGGAGTCAAGTTGAATGCTGATGTTTCTAAGGAACTGATCCAGACAATTTTTCAGCCCAAAACTTTACTCCACGATGGGGCAACCTTGATCCGTGGCTCGCGTATTGTATCATCAGGTATAATTTTACCACTTTCGGGACGCACAGCCTCGCGCCAGTTGGGAACACGCCATCGGGCGGCGATGGGAATTACTGAGCGGGTCGAAAATTGTATCTGTGTCGTTGTATCAGAAGAAACGGGTTCTATTTCCTTAGCGGAACGAGGAACTCTCAATAGACCACTGACCATTAGGACACTCAAAGAGTCTTTAGAGGCTCGATTATCTCCTACTGTAGATCGGGAAGCTGTTGCTCCTAGTCTGTTAGGTTTGGGCCGTCAGATGGGTAGTAAAGCAATAGGACTAGTTTCACGTTTACTCGGATTACCATCGACCGCTTCTCGCAATAAAAAATGA
- the lysA gene encoding diaminopimelate decarboxylase gives MVSTHPTGVQYTGSQYLPQRRSQNANVSPNQELLPLTAKVNSQDILEIGGCDVTTLVQQFGSPLYILDEETLRLACQQYRDTFKQYYQGESQVLYASKAWNCLAVCAIAASEGLGIDIVSGGELYTALNAGVSPDKLYLHGNNKSGEELVLAIDSGCTIVADNWQELRTLVKIAEQAPSTSAPIRIMLRLTPGIECHTHEYIRTGHLDSKFGFDPNDLDEVFTFVSQQPSLNCVGLHAHIGSQIFERQPHRDLAAVMVQWLEKAANYGLSVTELNVGGGLGIRYTESDDPPSIEEWVKAICEVVQSACTAANLPLPKLLCEPGRSLIATACITAYTIGSSKVVPEIRTYVSVDGGMSDNPRPITYQSVYRAVVANKVSAPLTQTVTIAGKHCESGDILIKNAQLPKTEPGDILVIMGTGAYNYSMSSNYNRLPRPAAVVVANGEANLILRRESYQDLIRQDCLPDRLNVQK, from the coding sequence ATGGTATCGACTCACCCCACTGGGGTTCAATATACTGGTAGTCAGTATTTACCTCAAAGGCGCAGCCAAAACGCAAATGTTTCGCCCAATCAGGAACTTTTGCCTTTGACCGCCAAAGTTAATAGTCAAGACATCCTGGAAATTGGTGGGTGTGATGTCACAACCCTGGTGCAGCAGTTTGGTTCACCTTTGTACATTTTAGATGAAGAAACGCTGCGTTTAGCTTGTCAGCAATATCGGGACACATTTAAGCAATATTACCAGGGTGAATCTCAGGTATTATACGCCTCAAAAGCCTGGAATTGTTTAGCTGTTTGCGCGATCGCAGCCTCTGAAGGTTTGGGAATAGATATAGTTTCAGGCGGCGAACTTTACACAGCCCTGAATGCGGGCGTGAGTCCTGACAAACTCTATCTCCACGGTAATAATAAATCTGGTGAAGAACTAGTTTTAGCCATCGACTCTGGTTGTACCATTGTGGCGGATAACTGGCAAGAACTGCGGACTTTGGTGAAGATTGCAGAACAAGCACCGAGTACATCTGCCCCCATCCGCATCATGTTGCGGTTAACACCAGGAATTGAATGCCATACTCACGAATACATTCGCACCGGACATCTAGATAGTAAGTTTGGCTTTGACCCCAATGATTTGGACGAGGTATTTACCTTTGTCAGTCAACAACCTTCCTTGAACTGCGTAGGCTTACACGCTCACATTGGTTCCCAAATTTTTGAACGCCAACCCCATCGGGATTTAGCGGCTGTGATGGTGCAGTGGTTAGAAAAGGCGGCAAATTACGGTTTAAGCGTTACAGAATTAAATGTTGGTGGTGGTCTGGGAATTAGGTACACCGAATCTGATGATCCCCCTAGTATTGAAGAATGGGTGAAGGCGATTTGTGAAGTCGTTCAATCAGCTTGTACAGCCGCAAATCTGCCTTTGCCGAAATTGCTGTGTGAACCAGGGCGATCGCTTATTGCCACAGCGTGCATCACGGCCTATACTATTGGATCATCGAAAGTAGTACCTGAAATTCGTACCTACGTCTCAGTTGATGGCGGGATGTCTGATAATCCCCGACCAATTACTTACCAATCAGTTTATCGCGCAGTAGTTGCCAACAAGGTATCTGCTCCGCTCACTCAAACAGTAACAATTGCTGGTAAGCATTGTGAATCTGGGGATATTCTGATTAAAAATGCCCAACTGCCAAAAACTGAACCAGGGGATATTCTCGTAATTATGGGAACTGGTGCATACAATTACAGTATGTCATCTAACTATAATCGCTTACCCCGTCCAGCAGCAGTTGTAGTGGCTAATGGCGAGGCCAATTTAATTTTGCGCCGCGAAAGTTATCAGGACTTGATTCGACAAGATTGTTTACCAGACAGACTAAACGTGCAGAAGTAA